The window tggttggactcgtctcggaacgggtgttcggatttcgtaagtgttttcgagattcgagacgtgggccccactgttaatttttgagatgaatttcagattttaatccgaaaaattagcaaattcatatggaattaattcctacgatttatattgagtatattgaattgtttatgactagatttgaggttcggacacgaattcgcgaggcaaaggtttattggattcttgaatttggttgcaagcaaagtaagtgtcatggttaaccttgacttgagggaatagaacccttaaattatttgttatgtgagatgcatgtgtatgacgtataggcaaggtgacgagtgtctatacgtcgtcaaattaattgtttgcataattacttaaaaaattataaatcgttttaaatcatgaattaattattatattaattgtttcactcatattccttatcaaatataaattcttgaattcctgcaataattgccacatgcttatttgatcattattcgtgaaattattattcatttaattattgatgAATATTTTGGAAGATGAAGCcggtattttggtattgaattgattcataagtgtatatccccgcacttaaatactcttccgaatttatattattattttcatggtaaggaagagtgtaaagcacgaagggtgttgccgtgccatttgtgagtgtaaaagcacgaagggtgttgccgtgccaaattgtgagtgtaaaagcacgaagggtgatgccgtgccaaatgagagtaaaagcacggagGGTGGTGTCGtgctatttttatattatcaattgctcattttattgttgatacattaattggctgctaagtgacacttctcctgctaaAATTATTATATCCTTCCCTTTCGCATATTCCCgcccaatttataaattgttatttattttattattgttacttcatatttgtatataattgtaCAAGTTGTttatgtacgtgtcttgtcatagcctcgtcactaattcgtcgaggttaggctcgatacttaccagtacatggggtcggttgtactgatactgcactctatatttcttgtgcatatttcggagttggtcccaacggcgtaccgtagattgcccggatacagctaccagtggagacttgaggtataactgcccagcgttcgcagttctgaagtccccttctatattggctcagttgtgtattatatttcaaacagcttgaattttatttagacctttatttgtattattctagcagctcgtgcacttatgactccagttctgggatggtatttagacatcgctattattatggattacacactatatttcagactttacttccgcaattgtttctttgttattaattaatttaaaattattttaaaatgtctaatattattctaacgttggcttgcctagcaagcgaaaTGTTAGGTGGTATCACGGTTCTAAAGGTGTGAATTTCGAATTTTGACAATAACTaggataaaaataatttcaaaagaaTTATCActatattttaattaaaatatttgcacgtgaaaaataattttatatcgCGCGGTCAAATACATTAGTTGTTAATGTAAAAAGGCAACCAAACACAAATACTcccccgtttcaatttatgtgaacttatttgagtctgtacgaaatttaagaaaagagagaagacttttgaacttgtggtataaaatgagtcatatatattttgtgtggatataaattattgaataaagataaattatttttaaataaaaaaaagatcattcttttttgcacggagtaaaaagaaaataggttcaggTGAAATTGAGAACTAAAAAATTCAGTTTCTGGATCCTTCCAAACAAATAGGCACCATTGGAACCCTGTAAAACCTCTGCACTACCTTCTCTTTTCTCTATCTCTCGAAATCTCACTGTGTTGCACTTGTCCTCTACGCACTCCCCAACACAGAATCATCTCCTCTCTCGCACGCTGCTCATATTACCACCGTATTCCGCCGCCGCGCCGCCGCAGAATGGCCCGTCTTGGAGAAGGAGACAAACGATGGATCGTAGAAGACCGAGCCGATGGCACCAACGTTCATAATTGGCACTGGGCTGAAACTGACTGCCTCGAATGGTCTCGCAACTTCCTCACTAACCTCTTATCCAACAAAACCCTAATTAACGGCGAGAACAACCTCAAAATACGCACAAAAAACCTCGAGAAACTCGAAGGAGAAGCCTACGTCAATATCCGTAAGGGGAAAATAATTCCGGGCTACGAATTGAATTTAATTCTCTCCTGGGAAGGGGAATTAAAAGAAGCTGATAATAATAGTGTGACGAAAATTGAAGGGAATGTTGAAATTCCTTATATAGCCGACGAGAATGCTGATGAAGAACCGGAGATTAAGGTTAATGTAAAAGAAGATGGACCCATCGGGAAAAAAATGAAGGATGCCTTTGTTGAAAAAGGAAAGCCGTTTGTTTTAGAGCAAGTGAAGGCGTATGTTAATGCTATGGCAAATGGTGGGCCCGCTAAGGATGAAGCTGAGGTGAAAAAATTAGCTAAAAAACCCACCGGCACCGGAAATGTTGTCTCTTCGGCTCCGGCTTCGGCTCCGGTTGCTGTGGATGAGAAGGCAAAGGGTgtggtgaagaaggagaagaagaaggaaggGTTTAAGACAATTACGATGACGGAGAAGTTTAGTTGTAGGGCGAAGGATTTGTTTGAGATATTGATGGATGAGAAAAGATGGAAGGGTTTTACACAGAGTAATGCAAGGATAAGCAAAGAGGTGGGAGGGGAGTTTAGTATATTTGATGGGTCAGTTACAGGAACTAATGTGGAGTTGCAGGAAGGCAAATTGATTGTTCAGAAATGGCGGTTTGGTAGCTGGCCTGAT is drawn from Nicotiana tomentosiformis chromosome 12, ASM39032v3, whole genome shotgun sequence and contains these coding sequences:
- the LOC104106180 gene encoding uncharacterized protein, coding for MARLGEGDKRWIVEDRADGTNVHNWHWAETDCLEWSRNFLTNLLSNKTLINGENNLKIRTKNLEKLEGEAYVNIRKGKIIPGYELNLILSWEGELKEADNNSVTKIEGNVEIPYIADENADEEPEIKVNVKEDGPIGKKMKDAFVEKGKPFVLEQVKAYVNAMANGGPAKDEAEVKKLAKKPTGTGNVVSSAPASAPVAVDEKAKGVVKKEKKKEGFKTITMTEKFSCRAKDLFEILMDEKRWKGFTQSNARISKEVGGEFSIFDGSVTGTNVELQEGKLIVQKWRFGSWPDGVQSMVRITFEEPGSGVTVVKLTHTDVPEEDRYGNATVVENTERGWRDLIFHRIRAVFGFGI